In Anopheles ziemanni chromosome X, idAnoZiCoDA_A2_x.2, whole genome shotgun sequence, the genomic window AGGCGCACATATGCAGGCCCCGGTGCGGACCCTGGTGGTTGGTGTTGGTCGACGCCTGCGTGAACAGCGACGTCGACGAGGTGCCGCCCGCCTTCGTGAGCACATTTTTCGCGAGCTCGAACATGAAGTGGGCGCTCGCCTCCGACGGCTGGTTGGGGATGGACGGGTACGCCCGCTTGCCCTTGTAGCGCGAGTCCTTCGAGCGTGTCGACGTCACCGACGacgtggtagtggtggtggtcgtaGTGGTCGTTGTGCTTGTACCATTGCCTGTCGTGGTAGGGGCGCTCGTTGCCGCCGCGCTTGTCGTTGCTGTCGAAGCCGGTGTCGCAGCTGCTGCAGCCGCCGGTGTGGGTGGCGTCCCTCCGCTGGCCGAGTTACCGCTGCCTACCGCCGGCCCTCCGAGATTCAGGGCACCGATGGCCATCTCGATTTCGGCGCTGGTGCTGCTCTGCGGCCGACTACCGCTGGCGAGACAAAACTCCGCCCCTTGCACGAGATGCGGTGCTGCAGcgctggcggcggcggcagcggcagcggctgCGGCCGGTAGGTCCGCAGGGCTACTTCCACTGCGCGCGCCACCATTCCCACCCGCGAACGCCTGcagatgctgctgttggtgatgatgatgaccaccagcgccgccgccgccattgCCGGCAGCCTCGTACTCGTCCATCCGCAGCTGCGACGTTTGGCTGCGCGTCGGCGGATTGTTCGAGTAGTAGGACGGCAGCAGCGGGGTCTTGATCAGCACGTGAATCTCGCGGTCGAGCAGCTTCTCCATGATGCGGCAAATCTTGCGCGGTTCGTCCTTGTAGTAGGAGAGCAGCGTGAGCGCGAGATCGCCCCGCTGGCGTCGGGTACCCTCGCACAGCAGCGGATGCTCAGCCTCGGACACGTTCGCTTTCAGGCCGAGCGCGGCGACGGCCGCCTCGAACCCGAGGTTTTCGTCCGTCGGGTAGCAGCACGAGTTGCTCATGACGCGCATCCGATTCTCACGCCCAATCACCGACGGCATGACGAGCGCATCGAAGATGAAGCTCGCCAGCATGATCGGCAGCAGGGCTTCGCCGCGCGACTTCAGCATACCGTCGCGCAGCTGCTCCGCCCGCTCGCGGATAATCTTCAGCTCGGGCTGACCGAGCGGGATGCGCTTGAGCAGCGCGAGCAGATCCGACTCCTGGTTCGCCAGCTTCACCTCGAGCGGCTTGGTGCTGGCGGGCGGGCGGGACAGCTCCAGCCCGAACAGGCACACGCGGAACGCGAGATGATAGTGCTCGGAGTTCTCCGCCAGCACCGTGCAGAGGAAGGCGCACTTGGACAGCGTGGCGGACGCGAGCACGCTCAGCTGGTGCGAGATCGGGTTGATGTTGTGCTTTTTGCCCTTCTTCTTGGGCGGCGGTGGCAGATCGATCATGAGGTTCGGTGGGTTGGCCAGCATCTCCTCCGCCAGCCGGACGCCCAGTGTGCACGCCTCCCGCCCGTGCCCGTGCGCGTGCAGCCCTTCGGCGCGGGCAAACAGAATATCCCACGCGTCCTCCGATGGTTTGATGTTGGAGAacacctgctgctgcttcgcATCGGACGATTGCTGCtgtttgattgatttcgaATGCGCGCCGGCCGCACCGCCTCCCGGCTGTGGTGGCTTCTCAGCTGTAACGTCGGACGTCCCGCTGGTGCTGGCGGCGCACGGTTCCCCACTGGCGACACCCTCAGCCGGCGCACCATCCTTCGGTTGCCCTTTGGCACTGCTGTTCGGCTTTCCGTTGCCCCCGCTGCCGGTGGCCATGGTGGTGCTGGTCGTCCCGTCCACCGCCGATTGCTCGACCATGTTCAGCACCTCGTACAGCTTGATGTTGCCCGAGATTTCGTAGTTGTTCATGTCGTTCAGGATGCTGTTTTCGTTGCTCGACTCGCTGCTCGACAGCGAACCGGTGCTCTcgaccgccaccgccaccgccgccgccgccgccaccactgccgcttcctccttcttcttttGCAACAGATCGGCCGTGTTGGCCGAGCTGGACGACAGCGAggtggacgacgacgacgagctggAGGATGAATTGCTTACGCTCAGCATCAGTGCGGTCGCGGACTCGGTGGCCGCAACCGCAGCAGCAgtcccatcaccaccaccaccaccactactactGTTAGCGTTACTATTACTGTTGGTGGAGGATTTTTCCTCGCCCGCTGGCGGCAGGTCGTCCTCGTTTTCGCAGAAACCTTCGCTACTGACGCTGGACCGGTTGCCTCCGCCGCTTGGCACATCACCGCTCCCGCCCGCCATCGCTGGCTGTTGATTGTTGGCGGCGTTGCTAACGCCCGCCAGATCTTCCGGGTCATTCGAGACGCTTGTGTTCGATGCCGGTGCCGCAGCAGCACCTTGATTCATCAACCGGTCCGGTACGCTGTCGCTGCtactgttgttgctggtgctcGAACCGGTCGAGCCGTACGGTCGGTCGCGGATGCCCCGCCGGCTGGCACCGGTGGTCGCTCCGGGCGCCAAGTTGATGCCGCGGCTACTACTGGGCGTTTCGGTCGTACCGACGGACGTCACCCGGCCACCCGCGGCCAACTCCGAAACCGGTGCGGCGACGCTCATGGCACTCGGTTTTGTCAGCCCGTTTAGTCCACCGCGCGTTACACCGGGCGCGACGACGGACGATGACGCACCTCGGCTGACCCCAATCGGACCGATCACGCTTCGGTAGCGGTCGGTGGCACTGCTGCCCAAAgtatgctgttgctgctgctgctgctgctggtgatggtggctgtggtgatggtgatagtGATCACCATGGTAActgtggtgatgatggtggtggtgatggtgcggCGTGAGCTGAAACTGCTTCACGTTGCTCTGCAGCACGGCCTGGCTCGAGTTGACCTGGCCCGGGCCGCTCGAGTCGCCGCGCGTCTCGCTGTTCTGCTTGAAGCAGGTGAACGGGCAGTGGTACATCGGGTTGGTGTCCTGTGTGTGCGTGACGCCCTCGATCGGGTAGTCCTCCCAGTCGAGGTAGCACGCCTCGATGGCCGGCTTGAAGCCGGCGAACAGCTCCGCATCGTTGCGCAggttctgctgctgcttgctgcTGTGCGACGAGGACGCCACCAGGTTCTTCGCCACCCGGTCCAGTATCTTCAGGTGCCAGGTGGTGAACTGCGCGTGCAGCATGTCCCGCTCGTCCGGCGCCAGGCCCGGGTTGAGGGCGGCCAACCGCCACAGCACGACGATCTCGTCGCACAGCGAGGCGCACGCGTGCTGCGTCGCGTTCGAGTTGCTGTGCGTGTTGCCATGCttaccgccgccgccgcccccGCCGCCCCCACCGTGCCCGTTCGAGCCAACCAGCAGGGCGAGCTTGATGTTGAACCACCACACCAGTATCTGATCGCACGCCATCACCTCCTCGGTGAGGATCTCGAGTAGGCGGACCGCGTTCCGGTCGCACCGGCGGTACATCTCGCGCACAATCGACAGCAGGTTCCACATGCCCTCCGGCTCCCGACCCCGCAGCGGCCGCAGCAGCGAGCTCCACTCGGCGGCAGCCGGCGGTGCCGAGTTGGTCAGATAGTTTACGTCACTGAACACCATCGGTGTCGGCAGGCAGAACTTGATCAGGATCTTCTTGATGTTGTCGTGCAGCGTCTTCTCGTCCAGGTACCAGTTCGTCTGGTCGTTGACGGAGGCACCGGCGGTCGGATCGGGCGCCCCGAACACCGTGTTGATCGTCGTCGGCTGCGAGCTCAGCAGCTCGTCGAGCAGGCGCTGCGCGAGCGGCAGTATCGACTGCGACTGCTCCGCTATCAGATATTGAGCAAACTTCTGCAGCTGTTCGCGGTGCAACCGCGACAGCGACTCCGACACCGGCGCCCGGAGGCTCACTTTGGTAGGctgcggaaggaaggaaggaaggatagCAAAAGCGGGTCAGATGGCTTGCCAAGGGGTCAAATCATCACCGTTCGCGCACGACTTACACAATGGATCCGGTAGAGACAGACGGCGACGACGTGCGAGCACCAGTAGGCGGTCGGCTGGCAGGTGCAGTTGCACGACGATATCCGCCGCCGGTCGAACGTGACCGCGACGTTGAACTGGTTGCGCGGCTGCGTCACGACGACGGTCGCCGACAGGTGGAAGCCGATCTGCAGCGGGTCCTTGACGGCCCGGCTCTTGAACAGCTGCTCGCCGCGATGAAACTCGTCGGCGGAGCTGTTCGCTAGGCACGAGTACAGCCGGA contains:
- the LOC131290888 gene encoding zinc finger SWIM domain-containing protein 8 homolog — encoded protein: MVAPANSGSAGGPNPPSGSSSSNNHHQQQEQNQQHHHHHQHNHSNNNEPDGGIGEWNRIEPSGGRDNGPAGGGSGGGAGNAANNANNGANQSNQQQQQQNNNGNNSNNNPNAEECDRFSFEDSDRFEEDSLCSWSSEPESVCNNWRGWKKPTAGMTNSFGGSFSRRTADGEPTSLTELAARCVASYIPFELCENLYPPVPEQMQLRIAFWSFPDNEEDIRLYSCLANSSADEFHRGEQLFKSRAVKDPLQIGFHLSATVVVTQPRNQFNVAVTFDRRRISSCNCTCQPTAYWCSHVVAVCLYRIHCPTKVSLRAPVSESLSRLHREQLQKFAQYLIAEQSQSILPLAQRLLDELLSSQPTTINTVFGAPDPTAGASVNDQTNWYLDEKTLHDNIKKILIKFCLPTPMVFSDVNYLTNSAPPAAAEWSSLLRPLRGREPEGMWNLLSIVREMYRRCDRNAVRLLEILTEEVMACDQILVWWFNIKLALLVGSNGHGGGGGGGGGGKHGNTHSNSNATQHACASLCDEIVVLWRLAALNPGLAPDERDMLHAQFTTWHLKILDRVAKNLVASSSHSSKQQQNLRNDAELFAGFKPAIEACYLDWEDYPIEGVTHTQDTNPMYHCPFTCFKQNSETRGDSSGPGQVNSSQAVLQSNVKQFQLTPHHHHHHHHHSYHGDHYHHHHSHHHQQQQQQQQHTLGSSATDRYRSVIGPIGVSRGASSSVVAPGVTRGGLNGLTKPSAMSVAAPVSELAAGGRVTSPAMAGGSGDVPSGGGNRSSVSSEGFCENEDDLPPAGEEKSSTNSNSNANSSSGGGGGDGTAAAVAATESATALMLSVSNSSSSSSSSSTSLSSSSANTADLLQKKKEEAAVVAAAAAVAVAVESTGSLSSSESSNENSILNDMNNYEISGNIKLYEVLNMVEQSAVDGTTSTTMATGSGGNGKPNSSAKGQPKDGAPAEGVASGEPCAASTSGTSDVTAEKPPQPGGGAAGAHSKSIKQQQSSDAKQQQVFSNIKPSEDAWDILFARAEGLHAHGHGREACTLGVRLAEEMLANPPNLMIDLPPPPKKKGKKHNINPISHQLSVLASATLSKCAFLCTVLAENSEHYHLAFRVCLFGLELSRPPASTKPLEVKLANQESDLLALLKRIPLGQPELKIIRERAEQLRDGMLKSRGEALLPIMLASFIFDALVMPSVIGRENRMRVMSNSCCYPTDENLGFEAAVAALGLKANVSEAEHPLLCEGTRRQRGDLALTLLSYYKDEPRKICRIMEKLLDREIHVLIKTPLLPSYYSNNPPTRSQTSQLRMDEYEAAGNGGGGAGGHHHHQQQHLQAFAGGNGGARSGSSPADLPAAAAAAAAAASAAAPHLVQGAEFCLASGSRPQSSTSAEIEMAIGALNLGGPAVGSGNSASGGTPPTPAAAAAATPASTATTSAAATSAPTTTGNGTSTTTTTTTTTTTSSVTSTRSKDSRYKGKRAYPSIPNQPSEASAHFMFELAKNVLTKAGGTSSTSLFTQASTNTNHQGPHRGLHMCAFQLGLYALGLHNCVSPNWLSRTYSSHVSWIIGQAMDIGAPAISFLIDTWEGHLTPPEAAGMADRASSRGWDSNMVNPAAELALSVLPHAAALNPNEIQRAILQCKEQSDRMLERACITVENAAKGGGVYPEVLFQVSRYWYELYLRNTPGGEMEPEEQHDYFNVNLMSLMDSGGADGSGAGGMLGGPANVGGPAAQPPGTAGLPGTAPVGVAGGPQQTYQHPALASLGLSYGGYGFQGPIYHHQHNMPYSANQVAMAYMTSPPQYQYPPPPPPPQQQQPHQPGASGYAQPTGPLNPQAAAAAAAAAAAVAYQSMQPHGVPAPPPGYGTPPQFQGVPVQPPGGPPTSAGPMPANLQQYYGNPQAAVAVAMQQQQQQQQQQQQQQSVPVGGPQMPPQMAQLPAAVAAAAAAAAAAAHSAAQQQQQVVPGVGGPGAPPPGASPSQPGGPMPGANSMRPQSSCPAGPPYGAYGPGAAGGGLPGGAGGGLPPSSVGSSSASSSGGGSGGPVGRPRHPHQFSPTQLRYLLATYNAGMLALETLARRVHDDRPQAKYARNPPYGEDVKWLLRISKKLGTQYLHQFCICVVNSIVSPFVLHEVAIESAHYLARNNPALVMQHLRSALTPLMNKCQSMYFQCIHQKLYHLTVPDYEDFTSTILSARNAFQITPEGNAQFKDWLQSIKRSKSCKKELWSQINAALNSK